Proteins encoded by one window of Hyphomicrobium nitrativorans NL23:
- the trmB gene encoding tRNA (guanosine(46)-N7)-methyltransferase TrmB — protein MSERDVPPEVQFADIRSFGRRRGRKLSGRQASLLTDLLPRVSVDLGQPAPADPTQLFSPGTSAVWLEIGFGGAEHLIWQARANPNVGFIGCEPFEDGIVKALTAIDADGIGNLKLWGDDVRPLLRWLPDASLGRVFMLFPDPWPKARHQKRRLFSASLLTELARVMLPGAELRLATDIGDYARTALLAVAETPVFKWTAENPDDWRVRPDDWPGTRYEAKAVREGRRRYYFRFARR, from the coding sequence ATGAGCGAGCGCGACGTCCCGCCGGAAGTCCAGTTTGCCGATATCCGATCCTTCGGGCGGCGGCGGGGGCGTAAGCTCAGCGGGCGTCAGGCGTCGCTGCTTACCGACCTGCTGCCGCGGGTTTCGGTCGATCTCGGTCAGCCGGCGCCTGCCGACCCCACGCAGCTCTTTTCGCCGGGAACGTCGGCGGTTTGGCTGGAGATCGGGTTTGGCGGCGCCGAGCATCTTATCTGGCAGGCGCGTGCGAACCCGAACGTCGGCTTCATCGGATGCGAGCCGTTCGAGGACGGGATCGTGAAAGCGCTGACGGCCATCGATGCCGATGGCATCGGCAACCTGAAGCTCTGGGGCGACGATGTGCGACCCTTGCTGCGGTGGTTGCCGGACGCCTCGCTCGGGCGGGTGTTCATGCTTTTTCCCGACCCGTGGCCAAAGGCGCGCCATCAGAAGCGGCGGCTGTTTTCGGCGTCTTTGCTGACCGAACTCGCGCGCGTGATGCTGCCGGGGGCGGAGCTTCGCCTTGCGACCGACATCGGCGATTATGCGCGAACGGCGCTTTTGGCGGTGGCCGAGACGCCCGTGTTTAAGTGGACTGCGGAAAACCCGGACGATTGGCGGGTGCGGCCCGACGACTGGCCGGGGACGCGGTATGAAGCCAAAGCCGTGCGTGAAGGGCGCCGACGTTATTACTTCCGATTTGCCCGGCGTTGA
- the metK gene encoding methionine adenosyltransferase yields MARQSFLFTSESVSEGHPDKVCDRISDEIVDLFYREGPKAGLDPWIIRAACETLATTNKVVIAGETRGPNTVTKDWIAHVARMAIRDIGYEQDGFHWETADIEVLLHPQSADIAQGVDAQQPANQEEGAGDQGIMFGYACQETPELMPAPIYYSHKILEDLAVARKARNGDAAKLGPDSKSQVTVRYENGKPVGVTQIVVSHQHVVENLSSNDVRGIIEPFVREALPEGWISRDTIWHINPTGKFFIGGPDGDTGLTGRKIIVDTYGGAAPHGGGAFSGKDPTKVDRSAAYAARYLAKNVVAAGLADRCTIQLSYAIGVARPLSIYVDTHGTGKVDEAAIEAALAKSMDLTPRGIRQHLDLNKPIFARTSAYGHFGRKPDNDGGFSWEKTDLADAIKKAV; encoded by the coding sequence GTGGCACGCCAGTCGTTTCTGTTCACGAGCGAGTCCGTTTCCGAGGGGCATCCGGATAAAGTCTGCGATCGTATCTCCGACGAGATCGTCGATCTGTTTTATCGCGAAGGGCCCAAGGCCGGCCTCGATCCGTGGATCATCCGCGCTGCGTGCGAAACTCTCGCCACAACCAACAAGGTGGTGATCGCGGGCGAGACCCGTGGGCCCAATACCGTGACGAAGGATTGGATCGCGCACGTGGCGCGCATGGCCATCCGCGACATCGGCTATGAGCAGGACGGTTTCCACTGGGAAACGGCCGACATCGAAGTGCTGCTCCACCCGCAGTCCGCGGACATCGCGCAGGGCGTGGATGCCCAGCAGCCGGCCAATCAGGAAGAAGGCGCGGGCGACCAGGGCATCATGTTCGGCTATGCGTGCCAGGAAACGCCCGAGCTGATGCCGGCTCCGATCTATTACAGCCACAAGATCCTGGAAGACCTCGCGGTCGCCCGGAAGGCGCGCAACGGCGACGCGGCGAAGCTCGGGCCCGATTCGAAGAGCCAGGTGACGGTGCGTTACGAGAACGGAAAACCCGTCGGCGTGACGCAGATCGTCGTTTCGCATCAGCATGTCGTCGAGAATCTTTCGTCCAACGACGTGCGTGGCATCATCGAGCCGTTCGTGCGCGAAGCCCTTCCCGAGGGCTGGATCAGCCGCGACACGATCTGGCACATCAACCCGACGGGCAAGTTCTTCATCGGCGGGCCCGACGGGGATACCGGGCTTACGGGCCGTAAGATCATCGTGGACACCTATGGTGGTGCTGCGCCCCACGGCGGCGGCGCGTTCTCCGGCAAGGACCCGACGAAGGTGGACCGTTCGGCCGCGTATGCCGCGCGCTATCTCGCGAAGAACGTTGTGGCGGCCGGTCTTGCGGACCGCTGTACGATCCAGCTTTCGTACGCCATCGGCGTTGCGCGTCCGCTCTCGATCTACGTGGACACCCACGGCACCGGCAAGGTGGACGAGGCTGCCATCGAGGCCGCGCTTGCAAAGTCCATGGATCTGACGCCGCGCGGCATTCGCCAGCACCTCGACCTCAACAAGCCGATCTTTGCCCGGACCTCGGCTTACGGTCATTTCGGCCGCAAGCCGGACAACGACGGCGGCTTCTCGTGGGAGAAGACGGATCTCGCGGACGCCATCAAGAAGGCGGTCTGA
- the rimP gene encoding ribosome maturation factor RimP, whose translation MQSEHEVVSRDRFIRETGLAADLAELVEPVLDSLGFRLVRVEVSGRDGQTVQVMAERPDGTISIEDCEAISRAVSPVLDVADLVSNAYRLEVSSPGIDRPLVRPSDFVDWAGSEAKIELAQPVEGRKRFRGRLEGFEDGEILIEADLGEEGQKIIGLAVGMIASARLVLTDDLVREALSRAKAKGNEQQFGDGVEADPDDLKTDDVEDL comes from the coding sequence ATGCAAAGCGAGCACGAGGTCGTATCGCGCGACCGCTTCATTCGGGAGACAGGTCTTGCTGCGGACCTGGCCGAGCTTGTCGAGCCTGTGCTCGACAGTCTCGGCTTTCGACTCGTGCGCGTCGAGGTGTCGGGACGCGACGGACAGACCGTGCAAGTGATGGCCGAGCGGCCGGACGGCACGATCAGCATTGAGGATTGCGAGGCGATCTCGCGCGCCGTGTCCCCGGTGCTCGATGTGGCCGACCTCGTGAGCAACGCCTATCGGCTCGAAGTTTCGTCGCCCGGAATCGACCGCCCGCTCGTGCGCCCGTCCGATTTCGTGGATTGGGCCGGTTCGGAAGCCAAGATCGAGCTGGCGCAGCCTGTCGAAGGGCGCAAGCGCTTCCGCGGACGCCTCGAAGGTTTCGAGGACGGCGAGATCCTGATCGAAGCCGATCTCGGCGAAGAAGGACAAAAGATTATCGGGCTTGCGGTCGGCATGATCGCAAGCGCCCGGCTGGTGCTGACGGACGACTTGGTCCGCGAGGCGCTTTCCCGGGCGAAAGCCAAGGGCAACGAGCAACAGTTCGGAGATGGCGTCGAAGCCGATCCGGACGATCTAAAGACCGACGACGTGGAGGATCTCTGA